In Acidimicrobiales bacterium, the genomic stretch CCCGGGCCGTCGAGGAGCGCCGCCCGCTCGTCGTCCAGGCCGGCACGGGGACGGGCAAGTCGCTCGCCTACCTCGTGCCCGCCGCGCTGTCCGGCCGCCGGGTGGTCGTCGCCACCGCCACCAAGGCCCTCCAGGACCAGTTGGCCGGCAAGGACCTGCCGTTCGTCGCCGAGCACCTCGACCGGCCGTTCGAGCACGCCGTGCTGAAGGGCCGGTCCAACTACGTCTGCTTGCAGCGGGTCCGCGAGCTGTCGACGGCCGAGGAGCAGCTCGAGCTCGGGCTCGGCAGCCGGTCGCACCGCGACGAGGTCGCCCGCCTCGTCGCCTGGGCGGCGACCACCGCCGACGGCGACCGGGCCGGGCTCCCCGAGGAGCCGAGCGCCAAGGCGTGGGCGGCCGTGTCGGTCGGGGCCAGGGAGTGCCCGGGCGCGGCCCGCTGCCCGAGCGGGGAGGCGTGCTTCGCGGAGGCGGCCAGGGCGAGGGCCGAGGCCGCCGACGTGGTCGTCGTCAACACCCACCTCTACGGACTCGACCTGGCCGCGGGCGGCGGGCTCCTCCCCGAGCACGACGTGGTGGTGATCGACGAGGCGCACGCGTTGGAGGACGTCGTCTCGGCCACGTTCGGGGTCGACCTCGGCGCCGGCCGGTTCGCGGCCCTGGCCGCCGCCGTCCGCCGGGTGATCGCCGACGACGAGCTGGTCGACGGGCTGACGGGCGCGGGCGAGGCCCTGGGCGCCGTGCTGGCCGACGCCGTCGGGCGCCGGGTCAGGGGGTCGCTCGCCGC encodes the following:
- a CDS encoding ATP-dependent DNA helicase: MTTTTTDVAGALARVTGALPAAEDRPGQVSMAAAVARAVEERRPLVVQAGTGTGKSLAYLVPAALSGRRVVVATATKALQDQLAGKDLPFVAEHLDRPFEHAVLKGRSNYVCLQRVRELSTAEEQLELGLGSRSHRDEVARLVAWAATTADGDRAGLPEEPSAKAWAAVSVGARECPGAARCPSGEACFAEAARARAEAADVVVVNTHLYGLDLAAGGGLLPEHDVVVIDEAHALEDVVSATFGVDLGAGRFAALAAAVRRVIADDELVDGLTGAGEALGAVLADAVGRRVRGSLAADLAAPLTLARGRVDRAAAVLRNVDSDAPDVVARRSRAQKLATALVEDLDALADVPPEAVAWVEGPDAAPTLRVAPVDVAAALAPAWERVTPVLTSATIPPLLPVRVGIEADRVTELDVGSPFDYAEHALLYCALDLPDPRNPAYEAAMHDELEALMRAAGGRTLALFTSWRAMTAAAEAVGPRVPWRV